In the genome of Desulfofarcimen acetoxidans DSM 771, one region contains:
- a CDS encoding Uma2 family endonuclease: protein MSILMPERKFNVDDYMNLPNDERYELIEGDLLVVPRPVPRHQKIVFNIIFELGLYIKQNHTGEFYQEVDVIMGNNVVAPDIVFISQDRTNIIGERNVLGAPDLVIEVLSPSTRVNDKKKKSALYCRYGVKEYWLVDPEASLVEIFYLNDMGWRWGGVFDSEDVLVSDLLPGFELPVTKIFEV from the coding sequence ATGTCTATTCTAATGCCTGAGCGGAAATTTAATGTAGATGATTATATGAATTTGCCTAATGATGAGCGGTATGAGCTAATAGAGGGGGATTTGCTAGTGGTTCCGAGACCTGTCCCAAGACACCAGAAAATAGTTTTTAATATTATTTTTGAATTAGGGCTTTATATTAAGCAGAATCATACTGGGGAGTTTTATCAGGAAGTGGATGTAATTATGGGTAATAACGTAGTGGCGCCGGATATAGTGTTCATTTCTCAGGATAGAACAAATATTATCGGTGAACGAAATGTGCTGGGTGCGCCTGATTTAGTAATAGAAGTATTATCCCCCTCCACCAGAGTCAATGACAAAAAGAAAAAAAGCGCATTGTATTGCCGGTATGGCGTAAAGGAATACTGGTTGGTTGATCCTGAGGCCAGCCTGGTAGAGATTTTTTATTTAAACGATATGGGCTGGCGCTGGGGTGGTGTTTTCGACTCAGAGGATGTCCTAGTTTCGGATTTATTGCCCGGTTTTGAACTTCCTGTAACAAAGATATTTGAGGTTTAA
- a CDS encoding glycosyltransferase family 2 protein gives MKLIKLRISVIIPTLNGANDLSKLLNQIKVQTTEIDEVIVIDSQSTDDTVQKALQLGAKVLQIPKHDFDHGGTRNFAAKKAIGDILVFMTQDAVPYNNHTIENLLLPLANPETIVSYGRQIPKPGTKITDQFLRLYNYPQQSLTKDKKDINAMGIKTFQNSNVCAAYRRLEFNKLGGFPNPVVSNEDMLFAAKAIMAGYKVVYAADALVLHSHNYSYINLFKRYFDIAASLEHEPIIKNVGRAEAKGYDFLIEQFKFLRENNRFLAIFQASLEAIFKYAGYKLGEKNNCIPMGLKKYLGLNKNYWDRQLRNKC, from the coding sequence GTGAAATTAATTAAACTCAGAATATCAGTAATAATACCGACACTCAATGGGGCAAATGATTTGTCGAAACTGCTTAACCAAATAAAAGTGCAGACAACTGAAATAGATGAAGTAATTGTAATAGATTCACAATCGACAGACGATACAGTTCAAAAAGCTCTTCAATTGGGGGCTAAGGTACTTCAAATACCAAAGCATGATTTTGATCATGGAGGTACGAGAAATTTTGCTGCTAAAAAGGCTATTGGCGACATATTGGTTTTTATGACCCAGGATGCTGTTCCTTATAATAACCATACAATTGAAAATTTGCTGTTGCCCCTGGCAAATCCAGAAACGATAGTTTCATATGGCAGACAGATACCCAAGCCCGGGACCAAAATAACAGATCAATTTCTCAGATTGTATAACTACCCTCAACAAAGCTTGACAAAAGATAAAAAAGACATAAACGCGATGGGCATTAAAACTTTTCAAAACAGCAATGTTTGTGCTGCTTATCGCAGACTCGAATTTAATAAACTGGGTGGGTTTCCTAACCCGGTTGTGTCAAATGAGGATATGCTGTTTGCCGCTAAAGCCATTATGGCCGGTTATAAAGTTGTTTATGCTGCGGATGCTTTGGTCTTGCATTCACATAATTACAGTTATATAAATTTATTTAAAAGATATTTTGATATAGCAGCTTCTCTTGAGCACGAGCCAATTATTAAAAATGTAGGAAGGGCAGAGGCTAAGGGATATGATTTTTTGATAGAACAATTTAAGTTTCTTAGAGAGAATAATAGATTTTTAGCTATTTTTCAGGCCTCTTTGGAAGCTATTTTTAAGTATGCAGGATATAAGCTCGGTGAGAAAAATAACTGTATTCCAATGGGCTTGAAGAAGTATCTGGGCCTAAATAAAAATTATTGGGACAGGCAGTTGAGGAATAAGTGTTAA
- the wbaP gene encoding undecaprenyl-phosphate galactose phosphotransferase WbaP has product MSGDPAVKVLMDMKNRTCSSLDETVIFSRSLLAVPLLIILDMLAIAFSLGIAYLIRTYVLPVLLPGFFHSGLLSSSLQNLWWQPFILVACMIYEELYQKRLPYWKEVEKILKACTLAVIFSIALLYLAKLSGEMSRTLVMMTWFMTAVSIPLLRYTGKLLLVKAGVWSKPVLVIGAGKTAELIASALSREKTMGYEIIGLLDDNPNLTGIYNAKSKKVMPVLGTFVQAEKIISQTRVQEVIVAAPGMPSKKLVELTNSLQPLVNNVMVVPDLFGLSMNGIEVEYFFEEQALLLNVKNRLKSTLNRSIKRLFDVLTGSILLLLCIPLLCMIAIAIKIDSRGPVFFAHERMGQGSECFTCYKFRTMYLEGESLLKKHLRKNPQARQEWLKYNKIKDNDPRVTRVGAVLRRFSLDELPQLINVVFGNMSLVGPRPYLMREKKQMGNWVFDIHVAKPGITGLWQVSGRNEIEFEGRLKLDVWYVRNWSLWLDIVMLLKTLKVVLKRDGAY; this is encoded by the coding sequence TTGTCCGGCGATCCGGCAGTAAAGGTACTTATGGATATGAAAAACAGGACTTGCTCAAGTTTGGATGAGACTGTCATATTTTCGCGCAGTCTTCTGGCTGTACCACTTTTAATAATTTTGGATATGCTGGCTATTGCTTTTAGCCTGGGAATTGCCTATCTGATCAGGACATATGTTTTACCGGTTTTGCTGCCGGGATTTTTTCACTCGGGATTGCTGTCCAGTTCCCTGCAAAACTTATGGTGGCAGCCTTTTATTTTGGTTGCCTGCATGATTTATGAAGAGCTGTACCAGAAAAGATTGCCATACTGGAAAGAAGTAGAGAAAATATTAAAGGCTTGTACACTTGCCGTAATATTCTCCATAGCCTTGCTCTACCTGGCCAAGCTGAGCGGTGAAATGTCCAGAACTCTGGTGATGATGACCTGGTTTATGACGGCAGTGTCTATCCCGCTGCTTCGCTATACGGGAAAACTGCTGCTGGTTAAGGCCGGTGTCTGGAGTAAACCTGTGCTGGTTATCGGTGCGGGAAAAACCGCGGAATTGATAGCAAGCGCTTTAAGCAGAGAAAAGACTATGGGCTATGAGATTATAGGTTTGTTGGATGACAACCCTAATCTTACAGGTATTTATAATGCAAAATCTAAGAAGGTCATGCCCGTACTGGGAACATTTGTGCAAGCGGAGAAGATTATTTCGCAAACCAGGGTACAGGAAGTAATTGTCGCTGCACCCGGTATGCCGTCTAAGAAATTGGTTGAGCTGACTAATAGCCTGCAGCCTTTGGTGAACAATGTGATGGTTGTACCGGACCTGTTCGGTTTATCTATGAACGGCATAGAAGTAGAGTATTTTTTTGAGGAGCAGGCCCTGCTGCTAAATGTAAAAAACAGGCTTAAGTCAACACTTAACAGAAGCATAAAGAGACTTTTTGACGTCTTGACCGGTTCAATACTTTTGTTATTATGTATTCCCTTACTCTGTATGATAGCCATTGCCATAAAAATTGATTCCAGAGGACCGGTATTCTTTGCTCACGAACGTATGGGGCAGGGGAGTGAATGTTTTACCTGTTATAAATTTCGAACTATGTATTTAGAGGGTGAGAGCTTATTAAAGAAGCACCTGAGGAAGAACCCTCAGGCAAGGCAGGAGTGGTTGAAATACAATAAAATTAAAGATAATGATCCTCGCGTTACCAGAGTTGGCGCAGTCTTAAGAAGATTTAGTCTGGACGAATTGCCTCAGCTAATAAATGTTGTATTTGGCAACATGAGCTTGGTGGGTCCCAGGCCATATTTAATGAGAGAGAAAAAGCAAATGGGTAACTGGGTTTTCGATATACATGTGGCAAAACCCGGTATAACGGGGCTTTGGCAGGTAAGCGGTCGCAATGAAATTGAATTTGAGGGAAGACTTAAGCTTGATGTTTGGTATGTTAGAAACTGGTCATTGTGGCTGGATATTGTTATGCTTTTGAAAACGCTTAAAGTGGTTTTGAAGCGCGATGGGGCTTATTAA
- a CDS encoding sugar phosphate nucleotidyltransferase produces MKGIILAGGTGSRLFPLTKVTNKHLLPVGKYPMIYYPISKLAEADISDILIVTGKEHMGDVVNLLGSGKQMRLSFTYRVQDEAGGIAQALGLAEEFAKGNRCVVILGDNIFYDSISPYVEAFKKQQSGARLLLKEVHDPQRYGVAEINEGRIIGIVEKPTQPKSNYAVTGVYMFDEQVFEMIKTIKPSHRGEMEITDVNNIYIQRGSLCFDVLKEWWTDAGTFNSLSMANKQAIEYNLDNQISKILGEPAAGM; encoded by the coding sequence GTGAAAGGTATAATTTTAGCTGGCGGTACAGGTTCGAGACTGTTTCCCTTGACAAAGGTAACCAATAAACACCTGTTGCCTGTAGGTAAGTATCCTATGATATATTATCCCATTAGCAAGCTTGCAGAGGCTGATATTTCCGATATCCTTATTGTTACGGGTAAAGAGCATATGGGGGATGTAGTGAATTTGTTGGGCAGCGGTAAGCAAATGAGGCTTTCCTTTACTTACCGTGTTCAGGATGAAGCCGGTGGTATTGCCCAGGCTTTAGGGCTGGCTGAAGAATTTGCCAAAGGCAATCGCTGTGTGGTAATTTTAGGTGATAATATTTTTTATGACAGCATTTCACCCTATGTGGAAGCATTTAAAAAACAGCAGTCCGGAGCCAGGCTTTTATTAAAAGAGGTTCATGATCCTCAACGCTATGGAGTAGCAGAAATAAATGAAGGCCGGATTATAGGGATAGTTGAAAAACCGACACAGCCCAAAAGCAACTATGCTGTAACCGGAGTTTATATGTTTGATGAACAGGTTTTTGAAATGATTAAAACCATAAAACCTTCCCACCGGGGAGAAATGGAGATTACAGATGTTAATAATATATACATACAACGAGGATCACTGTGTTTTGATGTTTTAAAAGAATGGTGGACAGATGCAGGCACTTTTAATTCTTTGTCTATGGCAAACAAACAGGCTATAGAATATAATCTGGATAATCAAATCTCGAAAATACTTGGGGAACCTGCAGCAGGCATGTAA
- a CDS encoding O-antigen ligase family protein — MAKKSEKRKFQKETGANVQNKENGASLTGMVILAGLSMLLFFSPFSRGLFFATEQKTALLLALLIFLVVCIGKLIRKETKIFYHPMDYFLLALPVVYIIATFNAVNYNLSINEIVKNLLYFLVYWTVVQSIQNERDRSLILHAIYFAALGTALAGLAAGIGLIDIQDGIALAPKVWISSSFQYHNAFASYLGAALFLGLYFWNKTRSTRDEPVLSSKLAFLPGWFVRLNPQLIFYTKINFLILTVFWAAKSRGGILFFAAVLLLYLVVLGKDRVAAAVYMLLMSVPAYIAAEKFLSCMVAHQMISAVLWVATGVILAVAGQLLFILYDRQIGQLGLADEKNQKYFFALIALLAVAGGLFLAHYSNVENRVLSFSYLRNALERMYFVDDAVKMIKERPLLGWGGGGWEEAYRSFQEYLYNSTQVHCYYVQVAVETGIMGILTLLGIVGSFIILVYNLYCEHKENKTKLQVVFTLAAAVLFIAGHAAMDFNLSLSALTMVLSTFLGILVGMWRLSPQTVERNPIDNKAGSAGCLYIAVIMAVIIFAADSSLILSDKYAKSANERFSAKDATNGVMYLQQAVESNPFNPANNYALAQIYSSSGLKDQAIAEAKKVLELSKYDPTKYVNISRLYYGLGDKEKAAEFAEKAVELAPYRIEMYDNLVELYYTLGYNEISNQNKEAAAERFKKVIDISMEIQNRVDRLTDYQKKMWKDGPMLALTTNMASKTGAARYFLGQYKEAEENLNFAATDENLKSEVLLWQALVAEKLGYPEKAQEFLRVGEKDNEKIREQFSGLSSISLK, encoded by the coding sequence ATGGCTAAAAAGTCAGAGAAAAGGAAATTCCAAAAGGAAACCGGTGCAAACGTACAAAATAAAGAGAATGGCGCATCATTAACGGGCATGGTTATTCTTGCAGGTTTATCTATGCTGCTGTTTTTTTCGCCTTTTTCCCGAGGCCTATTTTTTGCGACAGAACAAAAAACGGCATTGCTCCTGGCGCTGTTAATTTTTCTTGTGGTTTGCATAGGGAAGTTAATCAGGAAAGAAACAAAAATATTTTATCATCCGATGGATTACTTTTTGCTGGCGCTTCCGGTAGTATATATAATTGCGACATTCAATGCTGTAAATTACAACCTGTCAATTAATGAAATAGTTAAAAATTTATTATACTTCCTGGTTTATTGGACTGTGGTTCAGTCTATACAAAATGAAAGAGACAGAAGCCTAATCCTGCATGCTATATATTTTGCCGCTCTGGGTACGGCACTGGCAGGTTTGGCGGCGGGGATAGGACTTATTGATATTCAAGATGGCATAGCTCTGGCGCCTAAGGTATGGATAAGTTCATCTTTTCAATACCACAATGCTTTTGCCAGTTATCTCGGTGCGGCCTTGTTCCTGGGTTTATACTTTTGGAACAAAACCAGGTCAACCCGTGATGAGCCGGTATTGTCGAGTAAACTCGCATTTTTACCCGGCTGGTTTGTGCGTTTAAATCCGCAGTTAATATTTTATACCAAAATAAATTTTTTGATTTTAACAGTTTTTTGGGCAGCCAAGTCACGAGGCGGTATATTATTTTTTGCCGCTGTATTGCTGCTTTATTTGGTGGTTTTAGGCAAGGATAGGGTAGCTGCAGCAGTATACATGTTGTTAATGTCTGTACCTGCATATATCGCCGCGGAAAAGTTTTTAAGCTGTATGGTGGCTCATCAAATGATTTCCGCTGTACTTTGGGTGGCGACAGGTGTAATTTTGGCAGTGGCCGGGCAGTTGCTATTTATTTTGTATGACAGGCAAATAGGACAATTAGGTCTTGCCGATGAAAAGAATCAGAAATATTTTTTTGCTTTGATTGCTTTGCTTGCAGTCGCAGGCGGGTTGTTTTTGGCCCACTATAGTAATGTTGAGAACAGGGTTTTATCCTTTAGCTATTTGCGAAACGCGCTGGAGAGAATGTACTTTGTTGACGATGCTGTGAAGATGATAAAAGAGCGGCCTTTGCTGGGTTGGGGTGGGGGTGGCTGGGAAGAGGCTTATCGCTCATTCCAGGAGTATCTTTATAATTCCACCCAGGTACATTGCTATTATGTACAAGTAGCTGTGGAGACAGGCATTATGGGTATTTTAACCTTGCTTGGAATTGTTGGCAGCTTCATTATATTGGTTTATAATTTATATTGTGAGCATAAAGAAAATAAGACTAAGCTTCAGGTTGTATTTACCCTTGCTGCGGCGGTGTTGTTTATAGCCGGTCATGCTGCGATGGATTTCAATCTTTCACTCTCTGCTTTGACCATGGTATTGAGTACCTTTTTGGGGATACTGGTTGGGATGTGGAGATTGTCCCCGCAAACTGTTGAAAGAAATCCGATTGACAATAAAGCCGGTTCCGCCGGTTGCCTGTATATAGCGGTGATTATGGCTGTTATTATTTTTGCTGCTGACAGCAGTTTGATATTGTCGGATAAATACGCTAAGTCTGCGAATGAAAGATTTTCGGCAAAGGATGCGACTAACGGAGTCATGTATTTGCAGCAAGCGGTTGAATCTAATCCCTTCAATCCGGCCAATAATTATGCTTTGGCGCAGATATACAGCAGCAGCGGCTTAAAAGACCAGGCTATTGCCGAAGCGAAGAAAGTATTGGAGCTAAGCAAATATGACCCCACCAAGTATGTAAACATTTCCCGTTTATATTATGGTTTGGGTGATAAGGAGAAGGCCGCTGAATTTGCGGAAAAAGCTGTCGAACTGGCTCCGTATAGGATAGAGATGTACGATAACCTTGTTGAATTGTATTATACATTGGGGTATAACGAAATATCTAATCAGAACAAAGAGGCGGCGGCTGAACGCTTTAAGAAAGTTATTGATATTTCAATGGAAATTCAAAACAGAGTAGACAGATTAACCGATTACCAGAAGAAGATGTGGAAAGATGGGCCGATGTTGGCTCTTACCACAAATATGGCCTCAAAAACGGGAGCAGCGCGCTACTTTTTGGGCCAGTATAAAGAAGCAGAGGAAAACCTGAATTTTGCTGCCACTGATGAAAATCTAAAATCAGAAGTTCTGCTCTGGCAGGCACTGGTAGCGGAAAAGCTTGGTTACCCGGAAAAAGCTCAGGAATTCTTGCGGGTTGGGGAAAAAGACAATGAGAAAATTCGGGAGCAGTTTTCAGGGCTGTCCTCAATAAGCCTTAAGTAG
- a CDS encoding HlyD family secretion protein: protein MKKKMIFILVTILMIVSLAGVALYYWYQSNHYVITEDARVTGTLYKVSPQVAGKFLELNFEEGDIVQKGQVLARQDDTTLSEDLNLDLTLVRAPIGGMILKKLAHVGEVGAAGQSIAMMADLNDLYVEANMEETDMYKLKVGQAVDFTIDSIPGHRFTGEVTTLGEATAATFSLLPTQNTSGSFTKVVQRIPIKIKIDDFKGQHLLPGMNTIVRVHLQ from the coding sequence GTGAAGAAGAAGATGATATTTATCCTGGTCACCATTCTGATGATTGTAAGTCTGGCCGGGGTAGCTCTTTACTACTGGTATCAGAGCAATCACTATGTAATTACCGAGGATGCCAGGGTGACCGGTACTTTATATAAAGTCAGCCCTCAGGTGGCGGGAAAATTCCTGGAACTGAATTTTGAGGAGGGAGATATTGTTCAAAAGGGACAGGTATTGGCCAGGCAGGATGATACAACTCTCTCAGAGGATCTTAATCTTGATTTGACGCTGGTCAGAGCACCAATTGGCGGCATGATTCTTAAGAAACTGGCCCATGTGGGTGAAGTGGGAGCAGCCGGGCAGTCTATAGCCATGATGGCTGATCTTAATGATTTGTATGTTGAGGCTAATATGGAAGAAACCGACATGTACAAGCTAAAAGTTGGTCAGGCAGTTGACTTTACAATTGACAGCATACCCGGTCACAGGTTTACAGGAGAAGTAACTACTCTGGGAGAAGCTACAGCTGCTACCTTTTCATTGCTGCCGACACAGAATACCAGCGGCAGCTTTACAAAAGTGGTTCAGCGCATACCGATAAAGATTAAGATCGATGATTTCAAAGGACAGCATCTGCTGCCGGGGATGAATACGATAGTGAGGGTGCATTTGCAGTAG
- a CDS encoding S-layer homology domain-containing protein gives MRYIKQYVNKTAAAISAAAILTFGGMVQQDSFLTAAEAVPAKAFTSQFADVANHPWGAADMQKMIRLGILQGYSENNSFYAKPEKLISRAEFASLLARSIGLPDKTGELPFEDSKSIPEWARGSVGALYEKKIVQGESGLTGKPYFKPQENVTRAEIVAMVSRALNSEQESEVTNPFKDVHENDWYYKNVLAANKLGIVSGRTAGTFVPNGTAKRVEVMAILSRFLEKDISRADPDSDIVDTVKDFHDQLKDMYNRNKGDKDLLAMTTGEAELGLRNGGAGIWESIPWEGSSVTIRHPFGAASVASKSDRLAVVNYSVSVSISPDDDSANIKSGISEKVYLTKIDNKWVIYAIDLISANTE, from the coding sequence ATGCGTTATATCAAGCAATATGTGAATAAGACCGCTGCGGCAATAAGCGCGGCAGCAATTCTTACTTTTGGAGGAATGGTGCAGCAGGACAGCTTTTTAACAGCAGCGGAAGCGGTACCGGCCAAGGCCTTCACCAGCCAGTTTGCTGATGTGGCGAACCACCCTTGGGGGGCCGCGGATATGCAGAAAATGATTCGCCTGGGTATACTGCAGGGTTACAGTGAGAACAACTCTTTTTACGCCAAACCGGAAAAACTTATTAGCAGGGCAGAGTTTGCTTCTCTGCTGGCCCGCAGCATCGGGTTGCCGGATAAAACCGGTGAACTGCCGTTTGAAGACTCCAAGAGCATTCCCGAATGGGCCAGGGGTTCGGTAGGGGCGCTCTATGAGAAAAAGATAGTGCAGGGTGAAAGCGGCCTTACCGGCAAACCTTATTTTAAGCCACAGGAAAATGTGACGCGAGCAGAAATAGTAGCCATGGTCTCCAGAGCGTTAAATTCCGAGCAAGAAAGTGAGGTAACCAATCCCTTTAAAGATGTGCATGAGAATGACTGGTATTATAAAAATGTTTTAGCAGCCAACAAGCTGGGAATTGTCTCAGGACGAACTGCCGGTACCTTTGTTCCTAATGGTACGGCAAAAAGAGTAGAGGTAATGGCTATATTGTCCAGGTTTTTAGAGAAAGACATATCCAGGGCCGATCCGGACAGTGATATAGTTGACACGGTAAAAGATTTTCATGACCAATTGAAGGATATGTATAATAGGAACAAAGGTGACAAGGATTTACTGGCGATGACAACCGGTGAAGCAGAACTTGGCTTAAGAAACGGCGGTGCCGGCATATGGGAGTCGATTCCCTGGGAAGGTTCTTCTGTGACCATAAGGCATCCCTTTGGTGCAGCCTCGGTAGCCAGCAAAAGCGATCGACTGGCAGTGGTCAATTACAGTGTAAGTGTGAGTATATCTCCGGATGATGATTCTGCGAATATAAAGTCGGGTATAAGCGAGAAAGTTTATTTAACTAAAATCGATAACAAATGGGTAATCTACGCTATTGACTTGATATCCGCAAATACTGAATAA
- a CDS encoding S-layer homology domain-containing protein, which translates to MWRYLYKLSIYAAVALVLMTVTTPAHAVNPLYFNDWCQGKSNQVLPSGYPAWLEDNAQDKENVAKAIKFELYTGYPDQTLKLTDNITRAEFAVALARVLDTGKDGGSTWYANRLDALVAEGILKGKTGDWSSPITRGEMGQWTGRAAGKYKADIKINSISFTDTVDSDILTAAKAGIISGYSDGSFKPKDNAQRVHAALMLVRLAEALNSKPLPNETDLSNIAQKAYEQEQIARKAWVQAKTKTPNYTPAEEYESSLNLKWLALAEVEYQKLKPNYGWAEDKLSYSAKPVEMHRTTAIIEISGRVQNYDKAGNKLYDELDYKGSQYFIKRDGKWVLTHGEPVH; encoded by the coding sequence ATGTGGAGGTATCTATACAAGTTAAGCATATACGCGGCAGTGGCTTTGGTTTTAATGACAGTCACTACTCCGGCTCATGCAGTAAACCCGCTTTATTTTAATGACTGGTGCCAGGGTAAGAGCAATCAGGTCTTGCCGTCCGGTTATCCTGCCTGGCTGGAAGACAATGCGCAGGATAAAGAAAATGTGGCAAAGGCAATAAAATTTGAATTATATACCGGTTACCCGGATCAAACTTTGAAACTGACGGATAACATAACCAGAGCAGAGTTTGCTGTTGCCCTGGCCAGGGTTCTTGATACCGGCAAAGATGGGGGCAGCACTTGGTACGCTAACAGATTAGATGCCCTGGTGGCTGAAGGCATTCTAAAAGGAAAAACCGGTGACTGGTCATCTCCGATTACCAGGGGTGAAATGGGGCAGTGGACGGGTAGGGCTGCCGGCAAGTACAAGGCTGATATTAAGATAAATAGTATCAGCTTTACCGATACAGTTGACAGTGATATATTAACTGCGGCAAAAGCAGGTATAATCAGCGGTTATAGTGACGGTTCTTTTAAACCCAAGGATAATGCTCAAAGAGTACATGCTGCTTTGATGCTGGTACGCCTGGCAGAGGCTTTGAACAGCAAACCGCTGCCAAATGAAACTGACTTGAGTAATATTGCCCAAAAAGCTTATGAGCAAGAACAAATTGCCAGAAAGGCCTGGGTACAGGCAAAGACAAAAACCCCCAATTATACCCCTGCGGAGGAATATGAATCCAGCTTGAATTTAAAGTGGCTGGCTTTGGCTGAAGTGGAGTACCAAAAGTTAAAGCCTAATTACGGCTGGGCGGAGGATAAGCTTTCTTATTCCGCAAAACCTGTAGAAATGCACCGGACAACCGCAATAATTGAGATATCCGGCAGAGTGCAGAATTATGATAAAGCCGGCAACAAATTATACGATGAATTGGATTATAAGGGCAGCCAGTACTTCATTAAAAGGGACGGCAAATGGGTGCTTACACACGGAGAACCGGTGCATTGA
- a CDS encoding glycosyltransferase family 2 protein, translating to MLRKDIINPNVSLIIVTYNAEKFIADCLLSVNKQNYTCFETIVVDNASNDNTVNLIKTGFSWARLVESQQNLGFTGGVHLGYSIAKGKYIALLNPDTRADKEWLGNLLTVMERDDECGICASLMLKWGTQLIDTAGDGCTRAGKGFKIGNDQPAKFYQETREVFAACGGAVLYRRKMIEEIGFFDNSFFLLHEDTDLCFRARLAGWKCMYVHNAMVEHKVSSSIGYKTPLAVYHSVKNSDMVWLKNMPGHFLFLTIPEKVISDLASLIYLGIIHHRLKDYLKAKWYIVRNLKNIITARSEMQKKINKHGKLVFQQLTPFLSNKFIISLWKSKYKELRYFLNLPRG from the coding sequence ATGTTAAGAAAAGATATCATAAATCCAAATGTTAGCTTAATAATTGTAACGTATAACGCAGAAAAATTTATTGCAGATTGTTTGCTTTCAGTCAATAAGCAAAATTATACTTGTTTTGAAACTATCGTAGTGGATAATGCCTCAAATGATAACACTGTTAACCTGATAAAAACCGGTTTTAGTTGGGCTAGGCTAGTTGAGTCCCAACAAAATTTAGGTTTTACAGGTGGGGTTCATCTTGGCTATTCTATTGCGAAAGGAAAATATATAGCGCTGCTTAACCCGGATACTAGAGCGGATAAAGAATGGCTGGGCAACCTTTTAACAGTTATGGAACGTGATGATGAATGTGGTATTTGCGCTTCCCTAATGCTGAAGTGGGGAACTCAACTGATAGATACCGCCGGTGACGGCTGTACCAGGGCAGGCAAGGGTTTTAAAATAGGGAATGATCAACCGGCAAAATTTTATCAGGAAACCAGGGAGGTTTTCGCCGCTTGTGGAGGAGCTGTTTTGTACAGGCGGAAAATGATTGAGGAGATAGGATTTTTTGATAATAGCTTTTTTCTGCTGCATGAGGATACCGATTTGTGTTTTCGGGCCAGGCTTGCCGGGTGGAAATGCATGTATGTTCATAATGCTATGGTAGAGCATAAAGTTAGCTCCTCAATAGGCTATAAAACACCTTTGGCCGTATATCATTCAGTCAAAAATTCGGATATGGTTTGGCTAAAGAATATGCCCGGTCATTTTTTATTTCTTACGATTCCGGAGAAAGTAATAAGCGATCTGGCTTCTCTTATTTATCTGGGAATAATTCACCACAGGCTTAAAGACTATTTAAAAGCTAAATGGTATATTGTTAGAAATTTAAAAAATATTATCACTGCGCGAAGTGAAATGCAAAAGAAGATAAACAAACATGGAAAACTGGTATTTCAACAGCTCACGCCCTTTTTATCAAATAAGTTTATAATATCCCTATGGAAGAGCAAGTATAAAGAACTGAGATATTTTCTTAATCTTCCCAGGGGGTGA